From the genome of Ciona intestinalis chromosome 4, KH, whole genome shotgun sequence:
ctacatagatgtatgcgtaagttatattttcgcaaaaaaaatcgaaaatataatatttatatgattcaagttatgatcatacttttttatatttaacatctatccccgcacttttttaaagaaaataatgtttcatattttaggtatcacttagcgctataacatattcgaagctggatcgggagaaaattctataaatatgtttttatgacgaatattaatattcataattaatattttttcgaattttaaatttttcattttagaatcggtaccgctggggtttagttagtacagtgtccaaattttaggttagtggtaccagtagaaggtatcgaaaaaggccgctagaatatctgtattctaggatcaccttggtctTAGAAGAAGGTTTATGCAATTAAGACATGGCTACATGTGCTGCGTAAGGGGTATACGTGAAACGACTTTTAGCTGCAgatttaaaataccaacaGACAACATGTTATCAGTAAACAAAACAGTACAAGTGTTcgtgataaaaaatatatatatacatgataaCCATCAGGGGCAAGGTTTTAAAGGCGTatataacgtttttttttagttcatAAAAGCTAAGGCGAATTGGCTTCTCCGATTATGTAATAAACACTTATTCTGCGTGTCATCTAGACggtaacttataaaatattcattataaCATATACAGCAACTCAATCAAACATTTAAGATGTGGCTTGGCATACTTGTGTATGGTTTGTTGTATGGTTAATACGTACATTCCTATTGTAAACATTAAGTCAAATATACGGCGCAAGATAATCTCCACACAGAACAAACTTGaggttaaacaaatattttaaagcgagtattattttaaaaccctaattataaataatttgcagcaaatttaaatttaattccaAACAAACCAGGCAAGCGACTTAGGTTGAGGTTGATTGCCTGATTAGAGTGAACATAATCATTAGAATTTGCTGCGACACAGACGGATCTTAAGGTAGattcataaaattttaaaaagtttcctTAATTTTAGCCTCACTTAAAATCATTAGTTCATCGtgtttaagattttgtttcaaaGCATTGGGATCTTTAAATGCACTGCTTAATTTAACACGTGGCATCTATTAccctttttcaaaattatggTTGATTTTTGGATGGCCCGTTGTGTAATCATTCCTCTGTATAACAGAAACGAAGGGGAAGACATCAGTATGAAGATAAACGATACACATTTGCATGAAGAAAACTGTGATAAAGTTGGACGCgaattaaaaacatactttgctgggatttttctttttgtgaCTGTAATTGGAATAGTTGGTGAGTTCATTATTAAATTCCACGGCCAACAttggtttataattatgttttaatgatGATCATTCCGTAGGTAACGGAGTTTCAGTTGCAGttcttgttaaaaataacGGTCGAAAAAGCAAGATACTATCCAACGTATACCGACTTTACGTTATTGCATTAGCGTTTGCAGATAGCGGGGTTTTGATATTTAACGGTATTTTAAGGtgagtttatttataactttacacatataacttttattaagaaactgtaaatatattttagacaataacaacctatatatatacacttttattttcattactGTTTTTTCAGCATTGTCAAAACTTTAGATAAACTTTGCTACTTTTTTCCTCTGTATTGCAGTTGTAAAAATGTCAATTAAATAATACTATGTTTTTCATAGATACGTGATTATTTCATTGTTGTATGACCCACATAAACCCAGCTGGGTGTATGAAGTATACCTGTGTAGATGGCACAGACTGTTCATGCACGGCTCGCATAACTTTGCTGTTTGGCTTTTGGTGGTCATGACTTTTGACAGATTTTTGGCAGCTTGTCTGCCTTTTACATACAAACGGACAAACCACagtataaaaaaagcaaaaatggTAGGTAAATGTTAATACAGTAATGTGGTGGTTATTTTAAACCACAATAGAGCACTAATAAATAACACGTGCGTTACTGAACAATACAAAACATCATAATATAATTGTTTCTACGAGCGTATAGTGTTTCTAAGAGTTTTTCCACCGGAGCTATCACGCTGCTGATTGGCAAAACGGTACTACGTACTTGCCTAATTTAAATAGGCTTGTTATATACTTTAATCAGTAAATCTCTTGAGATGTTAACGTTTTATTGGGATCTTTACCACCGTGAGCATTGGGTCGATTTTAGTTTTTCTACAACACACGTACAAATGACATATAGGCTACACATGTCAACGGCGATAAACTTATGACTATTGTATAATTGCATTAGTCTAACTATCGACATTTACTAAATGGGAAATTATTGATGCTCTTACAATCCAACAACCTTGTATTGGTTAGAACGTGGTTAGACGCTTAATCAATGGAAAAATGTGTTGTTATGCTATATACTTACCAGCATTGTATATTTACTGTTTAGTAAATTAGggtattatataatatacactaATTAGACTTTTTTTAGATTATAATAGCAGTTTGTGTACTTTCGTTCCTATTTGCGGCACCTTACCTACTTGCTGGTGGTGTTTTTGAATCGAAACATGGTGGTGGTCTGCACGTGGCTGAAATATTCATGAAACCGAGTGAGAATGAATCAAAAAACGTGATTTTTAGTAACGATGATCGATTACATGGTACATTGAACACCACTGATTCTAAGATGAAGTAagttatatgaataaatatttatatatattatggttCTCAGGTACTCTGTTGTGTTAGCCCATAAAAGgcgcataccaacgaaaagtggaaaaaaagaaaagaaaaaagtaggttgggggaagacgggacacttttggcacaTAAAGTCTAAgtacctgatcgtgttttaaataattaacaacggtctataggagtaaaaatacgattttataattgtttcaattttctttgtttactaccaaatgggatgagaaaagaaaatgaaaaggtcTCGCACGTTCTCtgaacctactatatatttcccTTTTCCTTAATTACATTCTTTTCTAATTCAAGTTCAGTTATTAAATGTGAGGCTgttcaaaacaaatttgtagCTTCAACATCCCACAAAGAGTTCCACAACACTGaacgaattttattttattctctatttatttattttaggttgGTATTCGGGTGTTCGTTGATGGCTCGGGTTTCTCCAGATACAGCATATCTCATAAACCTGATCCTGCACGTTTGCGTTGCTTTTTTGATCCCTTATGTTATCATCATACTTTTAAACGCGGCAATATTTCGAAAGTTAAATTGTCAACCCAATAGCTCGGTTATGGTGCGATCGCGCCGACGAATGAACAGAAAGATTACGGTTGGTATAATGTGATACGTGTTCTGtgttattgagcacgttagtggtcatatagatcctttttcgtcgaacagttgttcttgtggttgttgttgtttttttcgtgactttttttccgcactcatctcaattcttaattctagcatttttctttattctattgattgaaatcaaatcataatatatatttataatttttagactaaattttcagatttaaaaccgcacgatgagcgattaattaacgattactttcctcatgcactttacatagcggaaacactgtctgggaGTTTGGCGGAAAACGACGGCACGTGTtgtatccacacaacgattcacgaatgaatcaaactattagcatttaagtggggacgcattaaatgcactactcctataccgtattatcattaatcgtaattgaaacatcatttttaattcaacatcatatgattaatattaacttttaacattacctaattactgcgtaattacggtttgtcaaagttcatgaaaacaaacgtttttaggggccacgacaacgttaactagtgtaagtttacaataaacacatggtgaaggagttgtacaaagcgtatttacacatattctttaccaatcactcaatcctcatatacgtcataagtttcattagttgtaatacatgtataaatacattctgcctactgctccacaatcaccaatggcgactagaacccgttttgttgtttacttcagatttgtatttgatcgagcccagtcgaccgttgtagtaaaaggattaattaatatagcagggtgggtgtagatgggacaccttttcattttgttttctcttttcatttggtagtaaacaaagaacatttaatgaattataaaaccgtattttcacgacttccgcagaccgttgtttattgtttaaaacacgatcaggctatttggatattatgtgttaaaggtgtaccatcttccccgactctactatcttatgctaattagtttaaaacgtgctcattcttagatctgtgatctcttgttaaACTGAGACGCGGTAtctaagatatttttaaattcctttAATTATTACAGGTGATGATGCTTTCTGTTAGTTCGACATTTATTCTGCTGTGGATTCCGCAAGCTGTAATTATGCTGACTCATGCTGACGCACATTCCCACAGTTGTGATGGAGACCAAATTTTGGAATATTTAGCTGCATTAGGCGGTATAACAAATTCAGCacttaacttttttctttattgcGTCACAGTAAAACGATTCCGTTTCGAAGTACGAAAATTGGTGTTTTCTACCCGGActtgcaaaacaacaacaactaacGAACAAAAAGATTTGAATTCCATAAAACAAGATGGACTGTGaaataacacatttttattttacgtaGTAGTTTCACcgcatttttattgttaacttTAAAATCAGTAACACTGCTGTCTCTATAACATCAGTTCATTCTATACATTTTCACTTAAATGGCGGAAACATGCAAACtatattgaattaaaatgACACCAAACGTTTTACAATGATACAAAATCTTTATATTGCATTATTGACTTTCTGttgaaaatcaaaacaacCAATCGATTTATTTAATCGTTTGTAACGTTTAAATGTTAGGTGAGGTTCAAAAGGTGACCGCTGCTATGTAGGTACCGCGGTTGCTTCCGAGACATCATGATTGACATTACAAACTTGGTAATCATCACTTTGTTTGGCACCTTTAAAACATCAAGTAGGAAATGTTGCGTTTCCGTTCAAACAATGTGGAGTGTATTGTTGCATTTCTCATGACGTAACCACCtatatttgattttgtcttGCGCTGTCTGATGTCTGCAATATGTTCTATTACATATCGTTTTATAGATATAGATTACGCTTAATTTCAGATGTTTAAGATTATAGAGTAAACGTACATAGCAAGAAATCAGGTGTATCCGTGTAGATCCTGATGCGAGCtttgtattatataactttaatgtCTGTAATATACGATAATGTTTTATCTGCACTAAATGAAAAAGGAGCTGAATCCTTCAGTTTATTAGCTTGTAGAAGGTCCTTTCAAACGTATAAGCAGTATTCAGTGTTAAATGTCGTTGCACACATCGAGTGTCGGCTGCAGACTTGCTTTGCACCCGGCCAATGTATCAACGATCATGTATTGTTCGTTACTACGCGGCAAATCTATTCACTTTTATATACGCCAATAAAAAGCATGCATGTGTTAAGCTCATTATACTTTACTATGACCtttgcaaactttttaaaaaactccACGCTATTGAAATATAACCTTATTAGCTTATAGTGTCTTTTGATGTGATGTCTTTACTTTGCTGTGTGATATGCTCTGTCACCATAGTTGTTGTGTGGCTACCTTCACTTTCATTAAGTACAGGATATTCGTTTATGGATGAAGATATAGCGCAGTTAGTCTTACTGCACAACAAGTATAGATCACAGGTATGAGTTTCGTAATAAATGGAGTTGTTGGTTGCGGGGTCTCTGGCCCTTTAGTTGGCCGATCGGGGCAGATTTAAACTTTGGGCCAGTTTGCATTTATTTGCATTGTCGACTGAGAATTGACGGTCTTGAACAATTTTGAATTTGTGGCTTTGAATTATTACTGAACCTACTTTATAATCAGCATACACTTATAGATTACACCACCAGCAGTTGAAATGCGAATGATGACTTGGAATTCTGATTTATCAAAACTAGCGCAAGCTAAAGCTGAAGAATGTGTTTATTCGCACGGAGTACGAGTGCACCACCCTAAGCTCGGGGAATTAGGAGAAAATATTTACGTAACAGACGGAAGTTACCCAAGTAAGAATAtcaatatagtactgtgaggtgaactgggataccgttagcagcTAAATCCTACATTccctgattttgtttttaacaattaacttCGCTATTTAAAAGtcgctacggttatataactctttaattattctttgtttactactaaatgaaagaatgaaatTCATTTCGTTTCTTTGGTTACGATataacgaagaacatttatttacattgcTTTTTGTTGCAAAGGGACCAGGTATTTTCAAAGAGCCGTGTTCAAATGGAACGCAGAAGTTCACTTTTATAATTTGGCAACGAACATATGCGAAACGGGGGAGAAATGTGGTCACTACACACAGGTACATAAGCAAATGCATGATAACTTAGTGGCCCAGGGGTAAGGAAGAGGTGGCCTGTATATGTAATAtacggtagggtggggagagatggaacaccttttacctcaattttcttgccccatttagtagcagacaaagaacattcaaagaaacataaaactatattttgaCGACTCataatagaccgttgttaattgttttaactttaaaacaagatcaggatgtttgagtggtatgtgctaaagctgtcctatctctctccaccctactatacgttatATTTGCTTATAGCTTGCATGGTCATCGACATACATGGTTGGCTGTGGGCTAAAGTTCTGTTCCGGACCTGTTTCTACCCCAAATGGTGATCTTATAAACGCTACTTTGATATTTTGTGAGTATTACCCATCAGGTAACAAGCAAGCTGGCTTCCTGTTTAATACGAAACCCGCACCCCCATACACCACAGGCGCACCATGCaggtaaacattttaaacatataacacATAAACATATTAAGTATAGCGTATGCATCCGAGTTCAATCTTGGTCCTAAAGAATTTATTAggtcaataaaacaaaagcatgaGTTTTAGCGCCAGTTTTTTTGGTTAAACCGTAAAGTGGTtacatgttgtattttttctaaatatatccGACACAAACGAAGTTTCAACGCTGgccaaactttaattttttcacttttgtttatcggggatttattttattgagcAGCTCATGTCC
Proteins encoded in this window:
- the LOC100186833 gene encoding cysteinyl leukotriene receptor 1-like, which encodes MKINDTHLHEENCDKVGRELKTYFAGIFLFVTVIGIVGNGVSVAVLVKNNGRKSKILSNVYRLYVIALAFADSGVLIFNGILRYVIISLLYDPHKPSWVYEVYLCRWHRLFMHGSHNFAVWLLVVMTFDRFLAACLPFTYKRTNHSIKKAKMIIIAVCVLSFLFAAPYLLAGGVFESKHGGGLHVAEIFMKPSENESKNVIFSNDDRLHGTLNTTDSKMKLVFGCSLMARVSPDTAYLINLILHVCVAFLIPYVIIILLNAAIFRKLNCQPNSSVMVRSRRRMNRKITVMMLSVSSTFILLWIPQAVIMLTHADAHSHSCDGDQILEYLAALGGITNSALNFFLYCVTVKRFRFEVRKLVFSTRTCKTTTTNEQKDLNSIKQDGL
- the LOC101242476 gene encoding glioma pathogenesis-related protein 1-like, yielding MSLLCCVICSVTIVVVWLPSLSLSTGYSFMDEDIAQLVLLHNKYRSQITPPAVEMRMMTWNSDLSKLAQAKAEECVYSHGVRVHHPKLGELGENIYVTDGSYPRTRYFQRAVFKWNAEVHFYNLATNICETGEKCGHYTQLAWSSTYMVGCGLKFCSGPVSTPNGDLINATLIFCEYYPSGNKQAGFLFNTKPAPPYTTGAPCSSCPEDVPICESNLCCTPNEHILFNKYKELLKAVSSVSPEPTNNTTTHTHLITSTFKDNTKGPEKTGITFKDNMQVTEIKQEKTKFVKVTTTMQSTTSGCSTVLTLGNTVWCTTLAFGLLVEYLKIVNLFMLC